The genome window GGTGGAGTTTGGCACACGCTGAGCCTGCACCGGCGTCGAACCCGTGCACGGTTCCGGACGTGCCAGCATTAACGGCATGAAACAAACGCTGGCCGTATCGCTGGTGGACAGCCTGCGCCGCCGCATCATCGACGGCACAATCCCCTCCGGAGAGAAGCTGCCGAGCGAGAGCGCGCTGATCGCCGAGTTCGGCGTGAGCCGCACCGTTGTCCGCGAGGCGATCTCCCGGCTGCAGGCCGAAGGGCTGGTGCACACTCGGCGGGGGAGCGGCAGCTTCGCCCTGACACCGCCGGCATCTGAAGAGGAGTCCGGGGGCGGCGGAATGCGCCGCCCCCGGACCCTCACCGAGCGTCGGTCGCTCCTGGCATTCCGCGCGGGCGTCGAGAGCGAGGCGGCGGCGCTGGCCGCATCCCTCCGCAGGCCGGAGCATCTGGAGGCGCTCGACGCCGCCCTGGCCGCGTTCCGCGCTGCCGGCAACCACGCGGCCACGGCTGTGTCCTGCGACTTCGCTTTTCACCGCGCTGTTGCCGAGGCCAGCGGCAACTTCTACTTCGTCGACGCTCTTGAGGCGCTGGGTCCCGCGATGATCGCCATGCCTCCCCAGCGGCTGGATCCTGCAGACGACGGCGGACAGTCGGCCAGGCTGCAGCGCGTCGCCGCCGAGCACGCGGCCGTGCGCAGCGCCATCGCCGCAGGTGACCCGCTCACCGCCGCTGCAGCCATGCGGCTGCACCTCGCTAACTCCCGGGAGCGACTGGACGTGGAGTCCGGAGCGTCCTGACCGCGGGCAGACAGGCAGCCCGACAGCGCTGAGACCCTTCCGGATAGCAGAAAGGCCCGGTGATAGCGGAATACCGCTATCGCCGGGCCATCTTGCTAACAGGCGCCTCAGTGGTTCTCGGACGGCTTCACCGCGAGTACCGGACGGTCGGCCTGAAGGAGGATCCGCTGTGCGTGCGAGCCCATGATGAACTTCCCAACCTGGGAGCGCTGGCGCAGTCCGATGACGATCAGGGAGACATCGTGCTCGCTCGCCAATTCCAGGATCTCGTCGGCAAGGTCGTCGCGGTGTGACGGCCGCAGGACGCGCGCTGAGACACCGGCACTGTCTGCCGCATCCTTCAGGCGCTGCAGGTCCTCGTCGCTCGCAACCGACTTGTCGACGCGCGAGCCTTCGCGGACCGAGTTCACGATCAGGAGTTCCTGGTCGCGAAGCTTGGCTTCGGAGATCGCCGAGGCGACCGCGGCCTCGCCGACCGGGGTGGGTACGTAGCCAACCATGATGCTCATGTTTATCTCCTAGGAATCTGCGGTAACGCGGGCTGTGGCGCGGTGCTTGCGCTTGTTCAGAGCGGACTGGACCATCGGGCTGAGTGCCACGAAGACGAAGATGACCAGAAGCACCGCGGTGATCGGTCGGGTGGCGAAGCCGGTGACGTCACCATCGAGGATCAGCAGCGAACGGCGGAGGTTGGACTCGAGCAGTTCGCCCAGCACGAAGGCCAGCACGAGTGGGCCGGGTTCGAAGCCGAACTTCTTCATGAGGTAACCCAGCGCGCCGAAGAGGACCACGAGCAGGACGTCGAACATCGAGTTGCGGATGGTGTAGGCGCCGAGAATGGTGATCAGCGCGGTGATCGGGGCCAGGATGGCGCCGCGCACCCGCAGGATACGGACGAAGAGGCCAACCAGAGGGATGGACATGATCAGCAGCAGGATGTTGCCGATGTACATCGAGTTGACGACGCCCCAGAACAGTTCCGGGTCCTCGGATACCAGCTGGGGACCGGGGGTGACGCCCTGGATCAGGAGGGCACCGAAGATGATGGCCATCGTGGCGTTCGCGGGGATGCCGAGGGTCAGCAGCGGGATGAAGGAGCTGGTTGCCGCGGCATTGTTGGCGGTTTCCGGACCGGCGACGCCTTCGACGGCGCCCTTGCCGAACCGCTCGGGGTTCTTGGAGCGCTTCTTTTCGACGGCGTAGGCAGCCATCGAGGAGATCGTCGCGCCGCCACCGGGAAGGATGCCCAGGAAGAAGCCGAGCACGGAGCCGCGGCCGATTGCGCCCGAGGACTTGCGGAGGTCCGCGCGGGAGGGCCAGACGTTGGCGACCTTGGCGGGAGCGCTGGCGGCACGGTGCCGTTCCTCCAGGTTGTAGAGGATCTCACCAACTCCGAAGAGGCCCATGGCGATCGGAACGAAGTCCAGGCCGTCAGCAAGGTTGAGGTTGCCGAAGGTGTAGCGCTCGGCGCCGGTGATGAAGTCCCGGCCCACGGTGGCCAGCAGCAGGCCGACCGCTGCGGCGATCAGGGCCTTGATCTTGCTGCCGCCGCTGATGGTGGCGACCAGGAGGATGCCGAGCAGCGCCAGTGCGGTGTATTCGGGCGGGCCGAAGTCCAGGGCGAAGCTGGCCACGAGTGGAGCGAGCAGGGTCAGGCCGATGATGGCGACCGTGCCGCCGATGAATGAACCGATGGCTGCGATGCCGAGCGCGGTTCCCGCCTTGCCCTGGCGGGCGAGGACGTAGCCATCGAAGACCGTGACGACCGAGCTTGCCTCGCCGGGCAGCCGCAGTAGGACGGACGTGATGGTGCCGCCGTACTGCGCGCCGTAGAAAATGCCGGCGAGCATGATGATTGCGGTGACCGGCTCGATGCCGTAGGTCAGGGGCAGGAGGATGGCGATGGTCGCCGCCGGGCCGAGGCCCGGGAGTACGCCGATGAGCATGCCGATGACGACGCCCAGCAGGCAGTACAACAGGTTTTGGGGGTCAAGAACGACGCCGAAGCCGTTAATGACCGGGTTCAGGAATTCCATGGCAGGTCCTTAGGTCTTCGGGTCTTTAGAGCAGGTGGGGGATGTTGGTCCCCAGACCCAGGATGAAGATTGCGTAGAAGGCAGCGACGATCAGCACTGAATACAGCGTCGCGGCGCGCCACGTCTCACCACCGAGGAACTTCATCCAGATGAAGCACAGCAGCAGGGCGGGGACCTCGAAGCCTATTACCGGCATCAGCCACACCAGACCCAGCAGGCTTAGGAAGCCGAACAGGGCCATCCGCGACAGGGGAGAGAACTTCTCCCCGTCCAGGCCCCCGCGCCGGCCGACAACCAGCTGCGCGAGGGCAAGGACGGTGATGATGAGGCAGATGATGAACGGCCAGGTCCCGGAGCCCGGCTGTGCCGGGCTCCCGAGGCCGAGTCCAACAGCTAGAACCATGCCTCCAACGCCCACGGCAACGGCAACCAACGACGCGGCGAGGTTGGCGATCGGGCCGGACGGCGGCGGTGATTCCGCTGCCCATTCGGCAGCGAGTTCCTCGGGAGTGAGGATCGGCGCCGGGCCTTCGAAGTCGGTGTACTGGCGGTTGTCTTCAGTACCCCCGATCCGGTGGGATCCACCGGTTCGGTCCGCGGTGTTTGCGTCTACCGCTTCGGTTACTTCGGTGACCTCGTCGGTCATCCTGTTTTCCGCGTCGTTGGTGCGCTTGGGCTCCATGGCAATGCTCATTTCAGCTGATGGTTCGGCTGGGACCAGGGCGAGGGACTACTCGGTGAGCGAGATGTCGTATTCCTCGATCAGAGCCTTGTACTGCTCTGCCAGGGCGTTCCATTCCTCGACTACTTCTTCGCCGGAGACTTCCCACGGAGCGAGGATGTTGGACTCGTTGAACTCCTTGTAGGCGTCGGTGGCCTGGGTGGCTTCGACGGACTCGACGAGGCGTGCCTTCACGTCTTCAGGCAGGCCCTTGGGAGCTGCGAGTGCACGGTACTGGGAAACAGGAACGTCGAAGCCCTCTTCGACTGCGGTGGGTACGTCCTGGAGGAACTCGCTGCGCTCTTCTGCGAAGGTGACGATCGGCGTTACGGTGCCTGCCTCGATCTGCGGAAGGGCTTCACCGAGCTGGATCGTGGCTACGTCCACCTGGTCGCCCATGACGGCGGTCAGGGCGGGGGAGCCGGAGTCGAAGGGAACGGCGGTGCCTTCAATCTCGGCCTGGGCGAACAGGACTGCCTGCGCCAGCTGGGAACCGGTGCCGACACCGGTGGTGCCGAAGTTGAGGTCGCCGCTTGCAGCCTTGACATCCTCGAGGTTCTCGATGCCGGATTCCTTGCTGGCAACCAGGACGTAATCGTCCTGCGACAGGCCGGCGATGACGTCGAGATCGTCAAGGCTGACCGCCTCGCCCTCAGGAACGGTGAGGGAGGTGATGGTGATCAGGGTGGCGTTGAGGAGAACGAGGTTTTCCCCGTTGGGCTCCATTGCCGCTACTTCCTTGGTGGCGAGTGCTCCGTTGGCGCCGGCCTTGTTGACCACGGGTACTGCGACGCCGAGGTCTTCAGCCATGCCTTCGGCTACCTGGCGGGCGATGCGGTCGGTCGAACCGCCGGCATCCTGTCCTACGGTGATGGTGACGGGGCCGCTGGGGAATTCAGCTTCGGCGGCGTCGCCGCCCCCACCGACGTTTCCTCCACAGGCGGACAGCGCCAGTACGCCGGCAGCTGCGGTGGTCGCCAGCATGGTGCGGCGGGTGAATGATTCTTTCACGACTTGGTTACTCCTCGGTAAGGAACGGCGTTGTTCTACTTCTCGGACCGCTTGATGTGATGGCACTCACGATGGCCCGATGAAAACTCTACGAAGAGGTAATGATGCGTGTCCAAGCCCACATATGCATGGAGTGATGCACTCGCAGTATCACGATGCGGTCTCTGGCGGAAGAGCCTAAAAGGAGTGGGAAGGCCCTGCGTCGGCTAGGCCGGACCCTTCCTCGAGAATGATGTCCAGCAGCCGTATGACTGCCGGGTTGGTTGTTGATTCGCTCCATGCAACGTCCAGGTCGGCGCGATTGAGGTCGGCGAGCCCCGGTTGGCCCACCAGTTCCTCGAAGCACACTCCCGGAGGAGCGAAATCCCTGGACGATGCCGGAACCAGGGTGACCCCGAGCCCGGCGGCTACGAACGCCAGCAGGGCGGGCGCCTGACTGGCGAACTGGGTGATCCTCGGATGGACGCCGGCACTTTCGTAGAGCCGCATGACCAGGTCGTAGAAGTAGCGGGCCTCGGCCGTCGAGTACATCATGAGCGGCAGCCCATCCAACTGCCGGAGGGATACGCCGTTCCCGCTTGCCAGTTCGTGTCCCTCGGGTAGTGCCGCAACGAGGCGGTCCTCCATGAAGGGGCGGGTGATAACGCCCGGCCGTGCAACGATCGGGCGCAGGAGGCCGATGTCGATCGAACCGCGGGACAGGGCGTCCAATTGATCCACGGATACGGCTTCACGCAGGACCAGCGAGACGCCCGGCATCTGGGCACCTGCCTTACGGAGGATCGCGGGCAGCGCAACCTGCCCGGCGATTGCTGTGTATCCGATGACTATGGACCCTGCCTCGCCGGTTGCCACGCGCCGCACGTCGAGGGAGGTCTTGCTGCAAAGGTCCAGTACCCTGCGCGCGGCCGGCAGCAGCACCTTGCCCGCCGCCGTCAGTTCAACCTTCCGGCTGTTGCGTTCAAAGAGCTGTGCGTCCAGTTCCCGCTCAAGTAGTTGGATCTGCCGGCTGAGCGGGGGCTGTGTCATATTGAGGCGCGCTGCTGCGGCTCCGAAATGCAGTTCCTCGGCGACGGCGACGAAGGACTCCAGCTGAATGAGGGAGAACATGAATCCACTCCTTGCATGATTTCGTGCTGATTTTAGCTTGGACAGCATGAATTAGCGGCGTTTAGCGTGAACGGGATCACACTTTACGAGAGAGGAAGCCGATGCTGACTTCTGCAGGAGCCCGCACTGAGGAAAGCTCCCCGCACTATGGCCAGGCCGCCATCACCGGGGTCACCATTACCCCGGTAGCGTTCGTAGACCCGCCCCTGCTCAATACGGTCGGGGTCCACGAGCCGTTCGCATTGCGGGCAATCCTGCAGATCCATACCGATGCCGGAGTGACCGGACTTGGCGAGACCTACGGCGATACGGGCCATCTGGCGCGCCTGCAGCTTGCCGCCCACGCCCTCGCCGGCGCCGACCCCTTCAATGTCAACGACCTCCGAGCCAGGATCACCCGGGCGCTTGCTGCGGACACCAGCAAGGGCGGCCATGGCATGAGCGGCATGGTTACGGGATCCTCCACGGCGGACCGCGTGCTGTCACCGTTTGACGTCGCCGCCTTCGATATCCAGGGAAAGCTGCTTGGGGTGCCTGTCAGCACTTTGCTCGGGGGCGCGGTCCGGGATGCGGTTCCCTTCAGCGGTTACCTCTTCTACAAGTGGGCGGGGCACCCCGGACAGGACGACGACAGCTGGGGGGCGGCGCTCGATCCCGAAGGAATCGTGGCGCAGGCTCAGCGCATGGTCTCGGGCTACGGCTTTTCTGCGCTCAAGCTCAAGGGCGGCGTGTTTGCACCGGACCAGGAGGCCGCGGCTATTGAGGCGCTGCGTGCAGAGTTCCCCGAACTTGCCCTGCGGATCGATCCCAACGCCGCCTGGACCGTGGATACCTCAATCTCGATCGGGCGCCGCCTGGAGGGAGTGCTTGAGTACCTCGAGGACCCCACGCCCGGCATCGAAGGCATGGCCGAAGTCCGCCGGAACGTGCCGATGCCGCTGGCTACGAACATGTGCGTGGTGAGCTTCGCCGACGTGCCGCCGGCCGTGTCGGCAGGTTCGGTGGACGTCGTTCTCTCGGACCACCATTTCTGGGGAGGGCTACGCCGGTCCCAGACGCTGGCCGGCATCGCAGAGACCTTTGCACTGGGGCTGTCCATGCACTCCAACTCCCACCTGGGCATCAGCCTGGCCGCCATGGTGCACCTGGCAGCGGCCACGCCCAACCTCGACTACGCCTGTGACACCCACTGGCCCTGGAAGCGGGAAGACGAGGACGTTGTCCTTCCGGGAGCCCTGACCTTCAAGGACGGTAGCGTTGCGGTTCCCACATCGCCGGGTCTCGGCGTTGAACTCGACCCGGAGGCGCTCGAGCGCCTGCACCGCCAGTACGTTGCCAGCGGCATCACGGAACGCGATGACACCGGCTACATGCAGCGTGTGCAGCCGAACTATGAGCTCAAGAGCCCGCGGTGGTGAGCGCCCCCAGCTCCGCAGCAGAACCTGCGCCCGCGGAGACAAGCACGCTGAAAGTAGCGGTTACTGACCCGATCATCACCCGCTTCGCCGACCACCTGACGGCGGGCGCCCCCGATCACGAGTGGATCTTTACGGATGGCACGGCGAAGGCCGAGCGGACAGCCATCCTGGCAGGCGCCGACGTCGTTGTCTGTTCCCGCATGGAAGCCGAAGAGGCCGCAGCTTGTACCGCTCGCCTGGTGCAGGTGACGGGAGCAGGTTTGGACCGGGTTGCCGTGGCCTCGCTTCCGGAGACCGTGGCCGTAGCCAACACCTTCCACCATGAACGCTCCATCGCCGAGCATGTGCTGATGTCCATCTTGATGCTCAGCAGGAGGCTGCCCGTAGCCGATGAGGAGCTGCGCGCCGGAGTGTGGCGTACGATCGCCACCGACCCCGACGTCCCGCTGCACCGCACCCTGGACACGATGACGCTTGGGGTTGTGGGCTACGGCGGTATCGGCAGTGAGACAGCCCGCCTCGCCGCCGCGCTCGGGATGGACATAGTGGCCGTCCGTAGCCGCCCGGAGGCGCCCCTGCCCGACGACGGCGCCCGCCCCCGCTGGGTGGGCGGCATCGGTGAGCTGCCCCGCCTGCTGGCGGAGTCCGACGTCGTCGTTGTCACTGTTCCGCTGACCGCAGCGACCGAGGGAATGATCGGAGTGCCGGAATTCGCGGCCATGCGGCCGGACGCCCTGCTGGTCAATGTTGCCCGTGGGCCTGTGGTTGACCAGGCCGCTCTGTATGGGGCGCTGCTGGAACGTCGGATCGGAGGTGCAGCCATAGACGTCTGGTGGGGTGCACCGGCCGCGGGACGGACACCGCCCGCCGATTTCGCGTTCGGTGAGCTGCCCAACGTGGTGCTGACACCACACTATTCGGGCCATGCCCGGTCGACCTTCGAACAGCGGGCCCGGGACATCGCAGAGAACGTGAACCGACTGGCCGCCGGTGGGCAACTGATCAACCGGGTGAGGTGAGGATGCAGCGGGGTTGCTAGCCGCCGGCGAGCAGCCGGATGATCAGCAGCCCCGCTCCACCTCCTGCAGCAAGCAGGGCAACCAACCGCAGCCGCCCGGCGTCGAGGAACCTGTTGAGCCAGCGCGAGATGCCGAAACCGAGAAGTACCACGGGAGCCAACCAGAGGAACGCGCTGAGGATCTCCGCGGTGACGGTGCCGGCAAGGGCCAGCAGGCCGACCGAGACAAGCGAACCGACGAGGAAGAAAGCACTCATCGTGCCGCGAAGCCGTGCCGGCGGTTGGCCTTGCCAGACGATCGCCATCGGGGCGCCTCCGATTGAGGTTGCCGTTCCCATAATGCCCGACAGCCCGCCCGCAGCAATCAGTGCGGGTCGGGTAGGAGCGGGGCGCCATCCGAGGAACGCGGAACCGACTCCGACCAGCACGCTGACCGCGACCAGCCAGGAGAGCGCGGCGGAAGACATAGCCACCGCCAGCCAGGCACCGACCACGCTGCCCGGAATCCTGCCCGCCAGCGCCCATGCAGCGCCGCGAAGGTCCAGGTGTGCGCGCTCGCGGAAGGTCACAAGCATGGTCACCAGGCACGCAAGCATCACTACCAGTGCGGGTAACAGTTCAGGCGCGATGAGGGCGATCACGGGTGCGGCAACCAGTCCGGCCCCGAAGCCGATGGAACCCTGAAGGGCGGTGGCGGCACAGACCGCCACCGCCAGGATGGTTAGTTCTCCCGGGCTCACGAACCGGCAGGGACAGGCGCGAGCCCGGCCTCTGCGGCATCCGCGAGTGGGAAGTGGCATTCGGCTGCGTGAATCGAAGGAACCTGTCCGGTCCGGATGGAAGGAACGCCCAGGTGCACCCTTCCCGCCTGCTCGGCGGTCTGCGCGGGCGGTGCAACACGTGCGCAGATGTCCTGCGCCTTCCAGCATCGGGTCCGGAACCTGCACCCCGACGGCGGATCCAGGGGAGAGGGCAGCTCGCCGCGCAGCACAATCCGCTCGGTCGGGCGATCTGCAGCGTTCAGCTTGGGCGAGGCCGACATGAGCGCTGCGGTGTAGGGGTGCAGCGGGCGCTCGAACACGTCCTCGGTGATGCCGGTTTCGATGATCCGGCCAAGGTACATCACAGCCACGCGGTCAGTGACGTGGCGGACCACGGACAGATCGTGCGAGATGAAGATGTAGCTCACTCCCAGTTTCTGCTGCAGCTCGTTCAGCAGGTTCAGCACCTGGGCCTGTACGGACAGGTCCAGTGCGGACACGGGCTCGTCCAGGATGATCAGCTCGGGATTGAGCGCAAGCGCCCGCGCGATACCGATGCGCTGGCGCTGGCCGCCGGAGAATTCCTGCGGCGACTTCTTGGCATCGGATGCCCTCAGGCCCACCAGTTCCAGCAACTCGTGGAGGCGGGCCTGGCGTTCGGAAGACGAGCGGAACAGGTCGCGGTGCGTGGCCCACGGCTCGGAGATGATTTCACCGGCGGTCATGCGGGCGTTCAGTGACGCAAACGGGTCCTGGAACACCATCTGTACCCTGCGCCGCCAGGCAAGCAGCTCCTTGCCCCGCAGACTGAAGGGGTCGGCGCCGTCGAAGGTGACCGTGCCGGCGTCGGGCTTTTCCAGCAGCATCAGGGTGCGGGCAAGAGTGGACTTTCCACAGCCGGACTCGCCCACCAGGCCGAGGGTCTCCCCGCGGCCCACGGACAGGTTGATGCCGTCCAGCGCACGCAGCTCGTTGCTGCCGGAGCCGCTGCGGGCAACGTGGAAGATCTTGGTGACGTCGCGGACCTCGAGGGCGGCAGTTTCGGCCTTCTGGTCACGCTCTAGCTGAGCGGTCATGCTCGGACTTCCTTCAGTGACGTCTCGGGATTGAGAAGTTCGGAAAAATGGCAGGCGGCGGAGCGCCCAGGAGCGGTTTCCCGCAGGGCCGGGCGTTTTGCGCGGCACAGTTCCTGCACCAGCGGGCAGCGGTCCTGGTAGACGCAGCCGGGCGGGATGTTCTTCAGCTCCGGTGGGCTGCCGGGAATCGACGAGAGCGTTGAGCCGCGCTCGGCGTCCGTCGGCACCGACTCAAGCAGTCCCTTGGTGTACGGGTGCTTGGGGTCGGCAAAGACCTCGTCAACCGGGCCCGATTCGACGACGTTCCCGGCATACATCACGCACACGGTGTCGGCCTCTTCGGCGACGACGGCGAGGTCGTGCGTGATGAGCACAACCGCCATGTCCTCTTCTTCGCGTAGGCGGCGCAGCAGATCCATGATCTGTGCCTGCACGGTAACGTCCAGCGCGGTGGTCGGCTCATCGGCGATGAGCAGCCGCGGGCTGAGGGCCACCGCTATTGCGATGAGGATGCGCTGGCGCATGCCTCCGGAGAACTGGTGCGGATAGGAATCCACGCGCGACTCAGGCTGGGGGATACCCACGCGAGCCATCAGCTTGATGGCCTCCTGCCGGGCTTCGGAGGCGGAAAGGCCGCGGTGGATCCGGAACGCTTCGCCGATCTGCACGCCTACGGGGTAGACGGGGTTCAGCGCGGTCAGCGCGTCCTGGAACACGATTCCCAGCTCAGAGCCGGCGATCTTCCGCCGCTGTTTAGCGTTCATGGGGGCGAGGTCCTTGCCCTCGAGCTCCATGGAGCCGCCAGCGACGTGGGCTACCGGGTCCAGGACTCCGGCGATCGCCTTGGCCGTCATGGACTTGCCGCAGCCGGATTCACCCAGAAGGGCGAGTGTTTCGCCTGCGCGGGCCTCGAAGCCTGCCGAGCTGACCGCCCGTACCGTTCCGAACGGAGTGCGGATGTCCACGTTGAGTCCGTCGACCTTGAGGACCACGGGATGGGTGCCCTCGGAGTGGCGGGTGGGTGCAGTTGTTTCCGTCATGGTCACTTTGACTCCTTGGCAGCAAGGCGGGTCACAAATTTTTTGCGGCCCGGGAGGGCGAGGCGCCAGCGCTGTCCGGGATCGGTCGCGATGCGCAGCCAGGCGGCGAGCATGTTCGCTGCGATCGCCGTGATCACGATGGCGAGGCCCGGGAAGATGGACAGCCACCAGGCGGTCTGCAGGTACTGCCGTCCCTGGGCCACCATGAGGCCCCAGGAGACATCCGGCGGCTGGATACCGATCCCGAGGAAGGACAGCGAGGACTCGGCGAGCATCACATAGCAGAACTCGAGGGTGGCCAGCGTGAGCAGGGTGGGCGTAACCACCGGGACCACGTGGCGACGGATGATCGCGTTGGGCTTGGCGCCGAAGGTGCGGGCCGCGTCCACGAAGGTGCGGCTTTGCAGCTCGGCTGACTCGGCCCGTGCCGTCCTGAGGTAGATCGGGATACGGGTCAGGGCGAGAATGAGCACGATGTTCGCGATCGAGGGGTTGAAGACATACAGCACGACGACGGCGAGCAGCAGGGAGGGGAAGCTCATGATCACGTCGGCGATGCGCATCGAGACGTTCTCGCGCCAGCCGCGGTGGTAGCCGGCCCAGATTCCCCACAGGGAACCGATCAGAAGGGCAATCGCCACAGCGGGGATGGCAACCAGGAGCGTGGTTTGGGTGGCGACAACGAGCCGCGCCAGAACCGACCGGCCCAGTGAATCCGAACCGAGGAGATACTCCCAGCCGTTGGCTGGGTCGAACGGGGCCTTGTTTGCGAACAGCAGGTTCTGGCGCGTTGCCAGTTCCCCCATCAGCATCGGCCCGAAAACAGCGGTTGCCAGCACAATGAGCAGGATGATCGCTCCCGCTGAGGCGAACTTGTCGCGGAGCAGCATGCGCAGCATGCTCGGGTGGTTGTTCTTGGCGGCGGTGCCCTTGCTCCTGGAACTTCCGTGGGCCCCGGCTGCGGTGCTAGAGGTTCGAGTCATCGTCTTCTCCTATGCCTGGGCTGTCGCGGTAGGCGTGGGGTCGGCGGGAGCAGCCGGCCGGGCGGGTGCCTTCTTCCGTCGGGCTGAGGCGCTTGCCGGCCGAACCCGCGGGTCAAGCAATGCGTAGGCAAGGTCGATCAGGATGTTCAGCACGAAGATGGCGATTGCGGTCAGCAGTACGGCGGCCTGGAGAACCGCGAAGTCGCGCTGCAGGATGGAGTCGATCATCAGCTTTCCGATTCCCGGCCAACCGAAGATGGTCTCGACGACGACCGCGCCGTTGACGAGCCCCACCATGAGGTCACCGGCAACGGTGAGGGCCGGAGCTGCCGCGTTGCGTAGCGCGTGCCGGGTGACAACCCGCTTCTGCGACGCGCCCTTGCTGCGGGCGAGCTTGATGTAGGGCTCGGACAGTGCGGACACCATTGCCCCGCGCACCACCTGGACCAGCGCCCCGAAGGGCCGCATCACCAGGGTGGCTATGGGCAGTATCCATGCCTCGGCTCCGACGACGCCGGAGGTCGGCAGCCAGCCGAGGGAGATCGCGAAGATCCAGATGCCGACGATGGCGAGCCAGAAGTCCGGGATGGAGGCCGCTGCCATCGACACGAAGCTGGCGATCCGGTCCGCGATCCCGTTGGGCTTCAGGGCCGCCCAGCTTCCCACAATGACCGCCAGGACGATGGCCAAAATCATTGTGGTGAGAGCCAGCTGAAGGGTGGCCGGGAAAGCCCGCAGCGCCATTGCCGCCGCGGACTCTCCCGTCCGGAGAGAGGTGCCGAAATCCAGCTGCAGCACGCCGCCGAAGTAGTCGGCCATCTGCACCAGCAGAGGCTGGTCCAGGCCGTTTCGCGTTGCGAAGTCCTCGCGCATCTGCTCGGTGGCGTTCAACGGCAGATACAGGCTGGCCGGGTTACCGGTCATCCTTGCCAGCGCGAAGACTCCGATCACAACTACAACCAGCGGCAATGCGCTGGAAACGATACGTTTCCGCAGATAGGTCAGCATGGCTTCCCCCTCCTATTCCACTCCGTT of Arthrobacter sp. JZ12 contains these proteins:
- a CDS encoding ABC transporter permease, whose product is MTRTSSTAAGAHGSSRSKGTAAKNNHPSMLRMLLRDKFASAGAIILLIVLATAVFGPMLMGELATRQNLLFANKAPFDPANGWEYLLGSDSLGRSVLARLVVATQTTLLVAIPAVAIALLIGSLWGIWAGYHRGWRENVSMRIADVIMSFPSLLLAVVVLYVFNPSIANIVLILALTRIPIYLRTARAESAELQSRTFVDAARTFGAKPNAIIRRHVVPVVTPTLLTLATLEFCYVMLAESSLSFLGIGIQPPDVSWGLMVAQGRQYLQTAWWLSIFPGLAIVITAIAANMLAAWLRIATDPGQRWRLALPGRKKFVTRLAAKESK
- a CDS encoding ABC transporter ATP-binding protein is translated as MTETTAPTRHSEGTHPVVLKVDGLNVDIRTPFGTVRAVSSAGFEARAGETLALLGESGCGKSMTAKAIAGVLDPVAHVAGGSMELEGKDLAPMNAKQRRKIAGSELGIVFQDALTALNPVYPVGVQIGEAFRIHRGLSASEARQEAIKLMARVGIPQPESRVDSYPHQFSGGMRQRILIAIAVALSPRLLIADEPTTALDVTVQAQIMDLLRRLREEEDMAVVLITHDLAVVAEEADTVCVMYAGNVVESGPVDEVFADPKHPYTKGLLESVPTDAERGSTLSSIPGSPPELKNIPPGCVYQDRCPLVQELCRAKRPALRETAPGRSAACHFSELLNPETSLKEVRA
- a CDS encoding oligopeptide/dipeptide ABC transporter ATP-binding protein, with protein sequence MTAQLERDQKAETAALEVRDVTKIFHVARSGSGSNELRALDGINLSVGRGETLGLVGESGCGKSTLARTLMLLEKPDAGTVTFDGADPFSLRGKELLAWRRRVQMVFQDPFASLNARMTAGEIISEPWATHRDLFRSSSERQARLHELLELVGLRASDAKKSPQEFSGGQRQRIGIARALALNPELIILDEPVSALDLSVQAQVLNLLNELQQKLGVSYIFISHDLSVVRHVTDRVAVMYLGRIIETGITEDVFERPLHPYTAALMSASPKLNAADRPTERIVLRGELPSPLDPPSGCRFRTRCWKAQDICARVAPPAQTAEQAGRVHLGVPSIRTGQVPSIHAAECHFPLADAAEAGLAPVPAGS
- a CDS encoding ABC transporter permease, whose product is MLTYLRKRIVSSALPLVVVVIGVFALARMTGNPASLYLPLNATEQMREDFATRNGLDQPLLVQMADYFGGVLQLDFGTSLRTGESAAAMALRAFPATLQLALTTMILAIVLAVIVGSWAALKPNGIADRIASFVSMAAASIPDFWLAIVGIWIFAISLGWLPTSGVVGAEAWILPIATLVMRPFGALVQVVRGAMVSALSEPYIKLARSKGASQKRVVTRHALRNAAAPALTVAGDLMVGLVNGAVVVETIFGWPGIGKLMIDSILQRDFAVLQAAVLLTAIAIFVLNILIDLAYALLDPRVRPASASARRKKAPARPAAPADPTPTATAQA
- a CDS encoding sulfite exporter TauE/SafE family protein codes for the protein MSPGELTILAVAVCAATALQGSIGFGAGLVAAPVIALIAPELLPALVVMLACLVTMLVTFRERAHLDLRGAAWALAGRIPGSVVGAWLAVAMSSAALSWLVAVSVLVGVGSAFLGWRPAPTRPALIAAGGLSGIMGTATSIGGAPMAIVWQGQPPARLRGTMSAFFLVGSLVSVGLLALAGTVTAEILSAFLWLAPVVLLGFGISRWLNRFLDAGRLRLVALLAAGGGAGLLIIRLLAGG